The following proteins are co-located in the Halarcobacter sp. genome:
- a CDS encoding ABC transporter permease → MQTVIEKRINVFKENKRGYYSLWIFLFLFVITLFSEFIANDKPLVVVYKNSIYAPIFNSYSERTFGGDFESEADYKDEYVQELINENGYIVWPLVRYSFDTIKTDSKEAFPSAPSSENILGTDDQGRDVFARIMYGFRISVLFGLALTIFSSIIGVFVGAVQGYYGGKIDLLGQRFIEIWGGLPTLYLLIILANYIQPTFWWLLGLLLLFSWTSLVGVVRAEFLRSRNFEYVKAARALGQSDKNIMFKHILPNALVATVTFMPFILSGSITTLTSLDFLGFGLPAGSPSLGELLAQGKANMHAPWLGITAFVVLSLLLTLLVFIGEAFRDAMDPKIAQK, encoded by the coding sequence ATGCAAACAGTTATCGAAAAAAGAATTAATGTGTTTAAAGAGAATAAAAGAGGATATTACTCTTTATGGATATTTCTATTTTTATTTGTAATTACGCTATTTTCAGAATTTATTGCAAATGATAAGCCTTTGGTTGTTGTATATAAAAACTCTATTTATGCACCTATATTTAATAGCTATTCTGAAAGAACTTTTGGTGGGGATTTTGAAAGTGAAGCTGATTATAAAGATGAGTATGTACAAGAACTAATCAATGAAAATGGATATATAGTTTGGCCTTTGGTTAGATACTCATTTGATACTATAAAAACAGACTCCAAAGAAGCTTTTCCTAGTGCACCAAGTAGTGAAAATATCTTAGGAACAGATGACCAAGGAAGAGATGTATTTGCAAGAATAATGTATGGCTTTAGAATTTCAGTTTTATTTGGACTAGCATTAACAATATTTTCATCTATAATTGGAGTATTTGTTGGAGCTGTTCAAGGGTATTATGGTGGTAAAATAGATCTTCTTGGGCAAAGATTCATAGAGATTTGGGGAGGTTTGCCAACTCTTTATTTGCTAATTATTTTAGCAAACTATATCCAACCCACTTTTTGGTGGCTATTGGGGCTTTTATTACTATTCTCATGGACTTCTCTAGTAGGAGTAGTAAGAGCAGAATTTCTAAGGTCAAGAAATTTTGAATATGTAAAGGCAGCACGTGCTTTAGGACAAAGTGATAAAAATATCATGTTTAAACATATTTTGCCAAATGCTTTAGTTGCAACAGTAACTTTTATGCCTTTTATCTTAAGTGGAAGTATCACTACCTTGACTTCTTTAGATTTTTTAGGTTTTGGATTACCTGCAGGAAGTCCAAGTTTAGGAGAACTATTAGCCCAAGGAAAAGCAAATATGCACGCACCATGGCTTGGAATTACAGCATTTGTGGTTTTATCCTTGCTTTTAACTTTACTTGTGTTTATAGGGGAAGCTTTTAGAGATGCGATGGATCCAAAAATTGCACAGAAGTAG
- a CDS encoding dipeptide ABC transporter ATP-binding protein, whose amino-acid sequence MSKILDIKNLDIFIKSKEEKTIVQGMQLQINQAQTVALVGESGSGKSMTAYSILQLLPKESNFKINGNIYFEDKNILEYSKKELLSLRGNQISMIFQEPMSALNPLHTVFVQIAEIITIHNPISKKELKEKVYELLEKVELQKYGNLEKISKSYPHELSGGQRQRVMIAMAIANNPKLLIADEPTTALDLTIQYQILQLLKKLQKEYKMSILLITHDLAVVKEYSDYIYVINQGKIVEQNTTEELFENPQNQYTKLLLKNDITPNSFEYKDKKTILDIKNLNVKFPITKGIFKRVVDNFIAVNNVSFNIFEGECLGIIGESGSGKSTLSQAILKLVNSEGKISFLGNDLTNLDKKSLQKLRINMQIVFQDPFNSLNPRMSIFSIVSEGLDIHTNLTKEEKKNEVEKILEVVGLPKDSIYRYPHEFSGGQRQRIAIARALILKPKLLILDEPTSALDRQIQFALLKLLKQIQKKYNLTYIFISHDLEVIQAISNRVAVMKEGIIVENNYTNEIFSSPKHKYTKELIEAS is encoded by the coding sequence ATGAGCAAAATATTAGATATAAAAAACCTAGATATATTTATAAAATCAAAAGAGGAAAAGACTATTGTACAAGGGATGCAATTACAGATAAATCAAGCTCAAACTGTAGCATTGGTTGGTGAGAGTGGTAGTGGTAAATCAATGACTGCATACTCAATTTTACAACTACTTCCTAAAGAATCAAATTTTAAAATAAATGGAAATATTTATTTTGAAGATAAAAATATTTTAGAATATTCAAAAAAAGAGCTTCTAAGTCTTAGAGGAAATCAAATCTCAATGATATTTCAAGAACCAATGAGTGCATTAAACCCTTTACATACAGTTTTTGTTCAAATTGCAGAGATAATCACAATACATAATCCAATTTCTAAAAAAGAATTAAAAGAAAAAGTATATGAGTTATTAGAAAAAGTTGAATTACAAAAATATGGAAACTTAGAAAAAATATCGAAATCTTATCCCCATGAGTTAAGTGGAGGACAAAGGCAAAGAGTTATGATAGCAATGGCTATTGCAAACAATCCAAAGCTTTTAATAGCTGATGAACCAACCACGGCTTTGGATTTAACTATACAATATCAGATTTTACAGCTACTAAAAAAACTTCAAAAAGAGTATAAAATGTCTATACTTTTGATAACTCATGATTTAGCAGTTGTTAAAGAGTATTCAGATTATATTTATGTAATAAATCAAGGGAAAATAGTTGAACAAAATACTACAGAAGAATTATTTGAAAATCCTCAAAATCAATATACAAAGCTTTTATTAAAAAATGATATCACTCCAAATAGCTTTGAATATAAAGATAAAAAAACAATTTTAGATATAAAAAATCTGAATGTAAAATTTCCAATTACAAAAGGGATATTTAAAAGAGTAGTTGATAACTTTATAGCGGTAAATAATGTGAGTTTTAATATATTTGAAGGGGAGTGTTTAGGTATTATTGGAGAAAGTGGAAGTGGTAAGTCCACACTTTCCCAAGCAATTCTAAAACTTGTTAATTCAGAAGGAAAAATTAGTTTTTTAGGAAATGATTTAACTAATCTTGATAAAAAATCCTTACAAAAGCTTAGAATAAATATGCAAATTGTATTTCAAGACCCTTTTAATAGTTTAAATCCAAGAATGAGTATCTTTTCAATAGTAAGTGAAGGTTTAGATATCCATACAAATCTTACAAAAGAAGAGAAAAAAAATGAAGTGGAAAAAATACTTGAAGTTGTAGGATTACCAAAAGATTCAATATATAGATATCCCCATGAATTTAGTGGAGGGCAGAGGCAAAGAATAGCAATAGCAAGAGCTTTAATACTTAAACCAAAGTTATTAATACTTGATGAACCAACATCAGCTTTAGATAGACAAATTCAATTTGCTTTATTAAAACTTTTAAAACAGATACAAAAAAAATATAATTTAACATATATTTTTATATCCCATGATTTAGAAGTTATACAAGCTATTTCAAATAGGGTTGCAGTTATGAAAGAGGGGATTATAGTTGAAAACAATTATACAAATGAAATTTTTTCAAGCCCTAAACATAAATATACAAAAGAGCTTATAGAGGCATCTTAA
- a CDS encoding ankyrin repeat domain-containing protein yields the protein MKQSLFGLIGISLFFFGLLSGKVFFKPEIIVKDENRNLVQENKILEKSISNEEKDLAIKIVDNNKVNLPIFIKNTIKSYGIDSENLSEEDWNNFLLQLKKDNLNTLLDEDVNGLNLLHIAVKSGSMTMTKKLLDLGYDVNVKDKYGNTPLIYASKDSNNLNLIKELINNGADIFTNYYNKSPDVLTNALRSGKWNTELVSYLKEQGLEFKKKHLNELTYDYNKEYLYEHLQTIGINPQVSEGRSYFEQLLKNNTSNDVIEYMLDNNLDLENDSKGYNALHSATMNQNITIENLQRIINAGVDINAVASEKSQQTPIMYAVFRANIKKIKLYLENGADTSKIDWLGKNVYDYLERSKFYKSDEEKIEVKKMLDKYGK from the coding sequence ATGAAACAAAGTTTATTTGGCTTAATTGGCATTTCTTTATTTTTCTTTGGCTTATTATCTGGAAAGGTCTTTTTTAAGCCAGAGATAATAGTCAAAGATGAGAATAGAAACCTTGTACAAGAAAATAAGATTCTAGAAAAATCTATTTCTAATGAAGAAAAAGATTTAGCTATTAAAATAGTTGACAATAATAAAGTTAATTTACCAATTTTTATCAAAAATACTATTAAAAGTTATGGTATTGATTCAGAAAATCTTAGTGAAGAAGATTGGAATAATTTTCTTTTACAACTAAAAAAAGACAATTTAAATACTCTTTTAGATGAAGATGTTAATGGCTTAAATTTATTACATATTGCAGTAAAAAGTGGTTCTATGACAATGACTAAGAAACTCCTTGATTTAGGCTATGATGTAAATGTAAAAGATAAGTATGGGAATACTCCTTTGATATATGCTTCTAAAGATTCTAATAATTTAAATCTAATAAAAGAACTTATAAATAATGGAGCAGATATATTTACAAACTATTATAACAAGAGTCCTGATGTATTAACAAATGCATTAAGATCTGGAAAATGGAATACTGAACTTGTCTCTTATTTGAAAGAACAAGGTTTAGAATTTAAGAAAAAACACTTGAATGAATTAACTTATGATTATAATAAAGAGTATTTATATGAACATTTACAAACTATAGGAATTAATCCCCAAGTAAGTGAAGGTAGAAGTTATTTTGAACAATTATTAAAAAATAATACAAGCAATGATGTTATTGAATATATGTTGGATAATAATTTAGATTTAGAAAATGATTCTAAAGGGTATAATGCTTTACATTCTGCAACAATGAATCAAAATATTACTATAGAAAACCTTCAAAGAATTATTAATGCAGGAGTTGATATAAATGCAGTTGCAAGTGAAAAATCACAACAAACTCCAATTATGTATGCTGTATTTAGAGCAAATATAAAAAAAATCAAGCTTTATCTTGAAAATGGTGCAGATACTTCAAAAATAGATTGGTTAGGTAAAAATGTTTATGATTATTTGGAACGTTCAAAATTTTACAAAAGCGATGAAGAAAAGATTGAAGTAAAAAAAATGTTGGATAAATATGGAAAATAA
- a CDS encoding ankyrin repeat domain-containing protein, with amino-acid sequence MKILIIILSLVISFFLGLNLNSKTENIDTNNLRDEKILNKFGTTKIEKQIEIKKVETLPFYIKKDILARGLDVTKLNENMWNSFLKKQKHNDFKEFIKLIDTTSLLHQAAKKSSKELILKLIDMGYDINTNDRGKTPLIYAIEANASVEFVEFLVSNGANLEINKDIEGKWDALNFALGTIKDGFNFKEDLVEYLLQNNFEFKKKHFLSLLKIESDKKNKYLKDYIDTLEVNEIYSEKINIGYLEYFLNNKIDDNNIRYLLDTKIDFETYNKSNSVAILFGAVKNHNISFETFSRLMDNINLDVNQKTASNVTPLMISTQNGDFQKIEYLLKKGANISIQTHSGKDVYDYLNNSKIDEYKKLEIKTLLDRYKK; translated from the coding sequence ATGAAAATACTTATTATAATATTATCTTTAGTTATAAGTTTTTTTTTAGGCTTGAATTTAAATTCAAAGACAGAAAATATTGATACTAATAACTTAAGAGATGAAAAAATACTTAATAAATTTGGGACTACTAAAATTGAAAAACAAATAGAGATAAAAAAAGTAGAAACCTTGCCTTTTTACATAAAAAAAGATATTTTGGCTCGAGGTTTAGATGTTACAAAATTAAACGAAAATATGTGGAATAGTTTTTTAAAAAAACAAAAGCATAATGATTTTAAAGAGTTTATTAAACTTATAGATACTACAAGTTTACTTCATCAAGCGGCAAAAAAGAGTTCAAAAGAATTAATATTAAAACTAATAGATATGGGCTATGATATAAATACAAATGATAGAGGGAAAACACCACTTATATATGCTATAGAAGCTAATGCAAGTGTAGAGTTTGTTGAGTTTTTGGTAAGTAATGGTGCAAATCTTGAAATAAACAAAGATATTGAAGGAAAATGGGATGCACTAAATTTTGCCTTAGGAACTATAAAAGATGGGTTTAATTTTAAAGAAGATTTGGTCGAATATTTATTGCAAAATAATTTTGAATTTAAGAAAAAACATTTTTTATCATTACTTAAAATTGAAAGCGACAAGAAAAATAAGTATTTAAAAGATTATATTGATACTTTAGAAGTAAATGAAATATATTCAGAAAAAATCAATATAGGTTATTTAGAATATTTTTTAAATAATAAAATTGATGATAACAACATTAGATATTTACTTGATACAAAGATTGATTTTGAAACGTACAATAAAAGTAATAGTGTTGCAATACTATTTGGAGCAGTAAAAAATCATAATATTTCTTTTGAAACATTTTCTAGATTGATGGATAATATTAATTTGGATGTTAATCAAAAAACAGCTTCTAATGTGACACCTTTAATGATCTCTACACAAAATGGTGATTTTCAAAAAATAGAATATCTTTTAAAAAAAGGAGCAAATATATCGATTCAAACACACAGTGGTAAAGATGTATATGATTATCTAAATAATTCAAAGATAGATGAATATAAAAAATTAGAAATCAAGACTTTACTTGATCGATATAAAAAATAA
- a CDS encoding DUF1566 domain-containing protein, translating to MRFLFLIFIINMHLFSDITILDGKIIQWQDFNNVPKKNIIWDEAKKYCKNLKEDGFSDWKLPTIDELFDAMLKTKDKPNSKVKDFTIVTHINYDTGHSASNYNYWTINTNAQDKKYAWTLNIYNTNITSFKKTDLCCSVRCVRIKDE from the coding sequence ATGAGATTTCTATTTTTAATATTTATAATCAATATGCATCTTTTTAGTGATATAACTATATTAGATGGTAAGATTATACAATGGCAAGATTTTAATAATGTACCAAAAAAAAATATCATTTGGGATGAAGCTAAAAAATATTGTAAAAATTTAAAAGAGGATGGTTTTAGTGATTGGAAACTACCTACTATAGATGAACTTTTTGATGCTATGTTAAAGACAAAGGATAAACCTAATAGTAAAGTAAAAGACTTTACTATTGTAACTCATATTAATTATGATACAGGGCATAGTGCATCAAATTATAATTATTGGACTATAAATACTAATGCTCAAGACAAAAAATATGCTTGGACATTAAATATATATAATACTAATATTACAAGTTTTAAAAAGACAGACTTATGTTGTTCTGTAAGGTGTGTAAGGATAAAAGATGAATAG
- a CDS encoding DUF1566 domain-containing protein, producing MYKILVFTLFFNSLLFSNDRFIRDDNFEIIFDKKLNLIWQDNNNENLYTYSEAVEYCKELNIGNYNNWRIPRIRELQSIVDYTRYKPAIYIAFKNTNFFDYPVGKVGVDYNTYGTEGVYLSSSKAFFFKSYTGFYYISFTDGTINTTNANKKNYIRCVKDI from the coding sequence ATGTATAAAATATTAGTATTTACTTTATTCTTTAATTCATTGCTTTTTAGTAATGATAGATTTATAAGAGATGATAATTTTGAAATTATTTTTGATAAGAAACTTAATCTAATTTGGCAAGATAATAATAATGAAAATTTATATACTTATAGTGAAGCTGTTGAATACTGTAAAGAATTGAATATTGGTAATTATAATAATTGGAGAATTCCACGTATTAGAGAGCTTCAAAGTATAGTGGATTATACAAGATATAAACCTGCTATTTATATAGCATTTAAAAATACAAACTTTTTTGATTATCCTGTGGGAAAAGTTGGTGTTGATTACAATACTTATGGAACTGAGGGTGTTTACTTATCTTCTAGCAAAGCATTTTTTTTTAAAAGTTATACAGGTTTTTATTATATTTCATTTACTGATGGAACTATAAATACTACTAATGCTAATAAAAAAAATTATATTAGATGTGTAAAAGATATTTGA
- a CDS encoding microcin C ABC transporter permease YejB — protein sequence MPSYIIRRLLLIIPTLLGIMTINFFIVQTSPGGPVEKMILQLNGESDGTLERITGSDQTDLMSSSSIEQETSSSYKGSNGLDPELIKDIEKLYGFDKPILERYFLMLKNYITFDFGDSFFRNATVFELIKEKLPVSISLGIWSTLIIYLISIPLGIKKALKHGSKFDIYSSTIVVVATAIPGFLFAILLVILFAGGNYFDWFPLRGLVSDNFDTLPWYKQIIDYFWHLTLPLTALVIGGFATLTMLTKNSFLDEISKQYVITAKAKGLEENKVLYNHVFRNAMLIIISGFPAAFISMFFTGSLLIEVIFSLDGIGLLGFEATLYRDYPIMFATLYIFTLMGLFISLISDLVYTWVDPRINFDKV from the coding sequence ATGCCAAGCTATATAATAAGAAGACTTCTTCTTATAATCCCAACACTTCTAGGGATTATGACTATTAACTTTTTTATTGTACAAACAAGTCCAGGAGGACCTGTTGAAAAAATGATTTTACAATTAAATGGTGAAAGTGATGGCACTTTAGAAAGAATCACAGGAAGTGACCAAACAGACTTAATGAGTTCCTCAAGTATAGAACAAGAGACTTCATCTTCATACAAAGGCTCAAATGGTCTTGACCCAGAACTGATAAAAGATATAGAAAAATTATATGGTTTTGATAAACCAATACTTGAAAGATATTTTCTAATGTTAAAAAACTATATTACTTTTGATTTTGGTGATAGTTTTTTTAGAAATGCAACAGTATTTGAGTTGATTAAAGAAAAACTGCCCGTATCAATCTCTCTTGGTATTTGGTCCACTTTAATCATATATCTTATCTCAATACCTTTAGGTATAAAAAAAGCACTAAAACATGGAAGTAAATTTGATATATATTCTTCCACAATAGTTGTTGTAGCTACTGCGATTCCAGGGTTTTTATTTGCCATTTTACTTGTAATACTTTTTGCAGGTGGAAACTATTTTGATTGGTTTCCACTACGAGGGCTAGTAAGTGATAATTTTGATACCTTACCTTGGTATAAACAAATAATAGATTATTTTTGGCATTTAACCCTTCCTTTAACAGCTTTAGTTATTGGTGGATTTGCAACTCTTACAATGTTGACTAAAAACTCTTTTTTAGATGAGATATCAAAACAATATGTAATAACAGCAAAAGCAAAAGGTTTGGAAGAAAACAAAGTTTTATATAATCATGTTTTTAGAAATGCTATGTTGATTATAATTTCAGGTTTTCCTGCTGCTTTTATCAGTATGTTTTTTACAGGTTCACTTTTAATAGAAGTGATATTTTCTTTGGATGGAATAGGGCTTTTAGGTTTTGAAGCTACTTTATATAGGGATTATCCAATAATGTTTGCAACATTATATATCTTTACTCTAATGGGACTTTTCATCTCATTAATTTCTGATTTAGTTTATACTTGGGTTGACCCAAGAATAAATTTTGATAAGGTTTAA
- a CDS encoding energy transducer TonB, which produces MRFLIFIFSSILVIILHYFVITYINIKPEPKIVQKLSSKKLSVQMVQLKQAKPKVEKKVEEKKKKEKKIVKKDKAVKKKELKKITKKAKRKVVKTKKEEISKKIEKKIKEIKKQVVEKKTQKIEKVQEKKLVNKKNKELSKKVSKVQNTKSIEKFEKFKKNYQFELWSYLDKNKRYPVASKRLKEQGVVTISFKILKNGSFKDIILESSSGKRRLDKSTLKMIKNLKKFKPFTEDINKSFINISVPIEYRL; this is translated from the coding sequence TTGAGATTTTTAATTTTTATATTTTCTAGTATATTAGTGATTATCTTACATTATTTTGTAATTACATATATAAATATAAAGCCAGAACCAAAAATTGTGCAGAAGCTTTCTTCAAAAAAGCTTTCTGTACAAATGGTACAGCTAAAGCAAGCTAAGCCAAAAGTAGAAAAAAAAGTAGAAGAAAAGAAAAAAAAAGAAAAAAAAATTGTTAAAAAAGATAAAGCTGTAAAGAAAAAAGAACTAAAAAAAATCACAAAAAAAGCAAAAAGAAAAGTTGTTAAAACAAAAAAAGAAGAAATAAGCAAAAAAATTGAAAAAAAAATAAAGGAAATAAAAAAACAAGTAGTTGAGAAAAAAACTCAAAAAATTGAAAAAGTGCAAGAAAAAAAGTTAGTAAATAAAAAGAATAAAGAACTTTCTAAAAAAGTATCTAAAGTTCAAAATACAAAAAGTATTGAAAAATTTGAGAAGTTTAAAAAAAATTATCAATTTGAATTATGGTCATATTTAGATAAAAATAAAAGATACCCAGTAGCTTCAAAAAGACTAAAAGAACAAGGGGTTGTTACTATAAGTTTTAAAATACTAAAGAATGGTAGTTTTAAAGATATTATTTTAGAAAGTTCAAGTGGAAAAAGAAGATTAGATAAATCTACTTTAAAGATGATAAAAAATTTAAAAAAATTCAAACCTTTTACGGAAGATATTAATAAAAGTTTTATAAATATCTCTGTCCCAATAGAATATAGATTATAA
- a CDS encoding 4Fe-4S binding protein, with protein MKCIYSRDSNCGPASDMPYCYNICPVDAISIHYTNPDHAWIDPNTCISCGGCVLVCPSQAIKEG; from the coding sequence ATGAAGTGTATATATAGTAGAGATTCTAATTGTGGTCCTGCTAGTGATATGCCATATTGTTACAATATTTGTCCTGTAGATGCAATTAGTATTCATTATACTAATCCAGATCATGCATGGATAGATCCCAATACATGTATCTCTTGTGGTGGTTGTGTACTTGTATGTCCATCTCAAGCAATTAAAGAAGGATAA
- a CDS encoding extracellular solute-binding protein: MKYLVIVVLFFYTNMLFAQKQAYITIGNEPKYKEGFKHFEYTNPNAKKGGVFKAATIGTFDSFNPFILKGRSAAGIGMVYDTLMTSSLDEPFVYYPLIAQYVEISKDNDWVKFYINKKARFQDGKEVTAQDIKFSFDTLINKGSPQYKRYYFDVKEAVVLDKYTIQFNFKTNKNKELPLILGQLKVLPKHFWKNKDFLDSDSVIPLGSGPYIVDKFKYGKYVSYKLDKNYWAKNLNVNVGQYNYGKIQYDYYKDRTVTLEAFISGEFDYRMENSAKNWATLYTGENFDKGKIVKKEIKHEKAQGMQAFVFNIRKPLFQDIEVRKALNLAFDFEWTNKKLFYNQYKRLNSYFANCELSAVGKPSKEELKLLDPFKNELPKEVFGEAFKSNITDGSGNIRKQLRKALKILKSAGWKFENKVLVKDGKKFEFEILLGSSSMEKVLNPYIKNLEKIGVIAKVRVIDQVAYANKIKSFDYDMTIRNFRVSLSPGNEQRNYWGSQAANIKGSKNYIGIKSKAVDSLIDTIIKAQTRKELITAVRALDRVLTHNYYVIPNWYISSYRLSYWNKFNQPKIAPKYGLGVFTWWIKEEFRK; the protein is encoded by the coding sequence ATGAAGTATTTAGTTATTGTTGTACTATTTTTTTATACAAATATGCTTTTTGCACAAAAACAAGCATATATAACAATAGGTAACGAACCAAAATATAAAGAGGGATTTAAACACTTTGAATATACAAATCCAAATGCAAAAAAAGGTGGAGTTTTTAAAGCTGCAACTATAGGAACATTTGATTCATTTAATCCTTTTATTTTAAAAGGTAGAAGTGCTGCAGGAATAGGTATGGTTTATGATACGTTGATGACTTCAAGCTTGGATGAACCCTTTGTTTATTATCCTTTGATTGCACAATATGTTGAGATTTCAAAAGATAATGATTGGGTTAAGTTTTATATTAATAAAAAAGCAAGATTTCAAGATGGAAAAGAGGTAACTGCCCAAGATATTAAATTTTCTTTTGATACCTTAATAAATAAAGGAAGTCCACAATATAAAAGATATTATTTTGACGTAAAAGAAGCAGTTGTATTAGATAAATATACTATTCAATTTAATTTTAAAACAAATAAAAATAAAGAATTGCCTCTTATTTTAGGACAACTTAAAGTTCTTCCTAAACATTTTTGGAAAAATAAAGATTTTTTAGATTCGGATTCTGTTATTCCCCTTGGTTCAGGACCTTATATAGTTGACAAATTTAAATATGGAAAATATGTTAGCTATAAACTAGATAAAAATTATTGGGCAAAGAATTTAAATGTAAATGTAGGACAATACAATTATGGGAAAATTCAATACGATTACTATAAAGATAGAACAGTGACTCTAGAAGCATTTATTTCAGGTGAGTTTGATTATCGTATGGAAAACAGTGCTAAAAATTGGGCGACACTTTATACAGGAGAAAACTTTGATAAAGGTAAGATTGTAAAAAAAGAGATTAAACATGAAAAAGCTCAAGGGATGCAAGCTTTTGTATTTAATATTAGAAAACCACTATTTCAAGATATAGAAGTTAGAAAAGCTCTAAATCTAGCCTTTGATTTTGAATGGACAAACAAAAAACTTTTTTACAATCAATATAAAAGATTAAACTCATATTTTGCAAACTGTGAACTTAGTGCTGTTGGTAAACCCTCAAAGGAGGAGTTAAAGCTATTAGATCCTTTTAAAAATGAACTTCCAAAAGAGGTTTTTGGTGAGGCTTTTAAAAGTAACATTACGGATGGCTCAGGAAATATCCGAAAACAATTACGTAAAGCTTTAAAGATACTAAAATCAGCTGGCTGGAAGTTTGAAAATAAGGTTTTAGTAAAAGATGGCAAAAAATTTGAATTTGAGATTTTACTTGGTTCTTCATCTATGGAAAAAGTTTTAAATCCGTATATTAAAAACTTAGAAAAAATTGGAGTAATTGCAAAAGTACGAGTTATAGATCAAGTTGCTTATGCAAATAAGATTAAGAGTTTTGATTATGATATGACTATTAGAAATTTTAGAGTCTCTTTATCTCCTGGAAATGAACAAAGAAATTATTGGGGAAGCCAAGCAGCCAATATAAAAGGAAGTAAAAACTATATTGGTATTAAATCTAAAGCAGTAGATAGTTTGATAGATACTATCATAAAAGCCCAAACAAGAAAAGAGTTAATCACAGCTGTTAGGGCTCTTGATAGAGTTTTAACACACAACTATTATGTTATACCAAATTGGTACATCTCTTCATATAGATTATCATATTGGAATAAATTCAATCAACCAAAAATAGCACCAAAATATGGTTTAGGAGTTTTTACTTGGTGGATAAAAGAGGAATTTAGAAAATAA